A stretch of the Coprobacillus cateniformis genome encodes the following:
- a CDS encoding glycosyltransferase family 2 protein, with translation MIQLSIIVPVYNTEKYLRKCLTSLLDQDITNYEILIINDSSPDDSQNIINEFNNLYPDIIKSFIKPNGGLGDSRNYALPYAQGKYIIFIDSDDYLKANCLNHLCQYMDKNDLDILVYDFIKVYDDKTIHEKSLESISQINYILSTPNACNKMFKTSLFQKYNILFPTEIWYEDLAVIPGLARYTDKIGYLNEGVYYYLFRNQSIMNQVRYNPKILDMIQSINNLSKYLETSFYAELEYLSLLHLFYGSSLKLIPFKAFNELKICLNEHEKNFPNWKCNKYYQNKPILFKIYCYFLTKRNYTFCQLLLFLRKVTKRG, from the coding sequence ATGATTCAATTAAGTATTATCGTCCCAGTATATAATACTGAGAAATATCTAAGAAAGTGTTTAACATCATTGTTAGATCAAGATATTACTAACTATGAAATTCTAATCATTAATGATTCTTCCCCAGATGATTCTCAAAATATTATTAATGAGTTTAATAATTTATATCCAGATATCATAAAGAGTTTTATAAAACCAAATGGTGGGCTTGGAGATTCAAGAAATTATGCACTACCATATGCTCAAGGTAAATATATTATATTTATTGATAGTGATGATTATCTGAAGGCAAATTGTTTAAACCACTTATGTCAATATATGGATAAAAATGATTTAGATATTCTTGTTTACGATTTCATAAAAGTATATGATGATAAAACGATTCATGAAAAAAGTTTAGAAAGTATATCTCAAATAAACTATATTCTTTCTACTCCTAATGCATGTAATAAAATGTTTAAAACATCTTTATTTCAAAAATATAATATACTTTTTCCAACTGAAATTTGGTATGAAGATTTAGCAGTTATTCCAGGATTGGCTAGGTATACTGATAAAATTGGATATCTAAATGAAGGTGTTTATTATTATTTGTTTAGAAATCAATCAATTATGAATCAAGTGAGATATAATCCAAAGATTCTAGATATGATTCAATCAATAAATAATCTATCAAAATATTTGGAAACTAGTTTTTATGCTGAATTAGAGTATTTATCGTTACTTCATTTGTTTTATGGTTCTAGTTTAAAATTAATACCATTTAAAGCATTTAATGAATTAAAAATATGTTTAAATGAGCATGAAAAGAATTTTCCTAATTGGAAATGCAATAAATATTATCAAAATAAACCAATACTTTTTAAAATATATTGCTATTTTTTAACCAAAAGAAATTATACTTTTTGCCAATTATTACTATTCTTAAGAAAAGTTACAAAGAGAGGTTAA
- the wzy gene encoding O-antigen polysaccharide polymerase Wzy, with amino-acid sequence MDISIKKLINKNKTTFTIIVLELFTVILGCLSLFIHHQNSWFMIFFLVSILQLIIHLIFLYANEKKFFTFPIFFMILSYIFNFGHIPLKAFGTEFGKNVLYPMWYIDFPTYQKSALFALLSQMMIFFGIYLFIRFTQKKILNSQKIYHQLPKISLKTIRILGYMCIAIGLIPTLYIDISKLILFIQGGYTNTFNLNIHDFIEVVANFFNFGIFALIIGYSKQRKVANIIFVSTIGYKLIMMSSGGRGEAIVFLLGLFIVWENLVMNLSVKQIIYLLIIGYFGLVLLNFIASMRNIPSFQIDKILHILWVSFSDNQIVTALSEFGSTFSTLCFTIKSNPSPTFGLNYIFPIILVLPNIAGFNSGVVNQMIFTKHINTFNQPIGGSYIAELFYSFHWFGWIFAIVLGILIGYISFKISQSQKDKNYFTYLLFSYSMPLLFFWIRGYFGAIYRELIWHGSFAICFIFVLHFLQKKYRKDLQS; translated from the coding sequence ATGGATATTTCTATTAAAAAATTAATAAATAAAAACAAAACTACATTTACTATTATAGTTTTAGAGTTATTTACTGTTATTTTAGGTTGTCTTTCTCTATTTATTCATCATCAAAACAGTTGGTTTATGATATTCTTTCTCGTTTCAATACTCCAATTAATCATTCACCTTATTTTTCTTTATGCAAATGAAAAGAAATTTTTTACCTTTCCTATTTTTTTTATGATTCTTAGTTATATTTTTAATTTTGGTCATATTCCGTTAAAAGCATTTGGAACTGAATTTGGTAAAAATGTTTTATATCCTATGTGGTATATTGATTTTCCAACATATCAAAAGTCTGCTTTGTTTGCTTTACTCAGTCAAATGATGATATTTTTTGGTATTTATCTGTTTATCAGATTTACACAAAAAAAAATATTAAATAGCCAAAAGATTTATCATCAGTTACCAAAAATATCATTAAAGACAATTAGAATTCTAGGTTATATGTGTATTGCTATTGGTTTGATTCCAACTCTTTATATTGATATATCCAAGCTTATCTTATTTATTCAAGGTGGTTATACAAACACATTTAATTTAAACATACATGATTTTATAGAAGTTGTTGCCAACTTCTTTAATTTTGGAATCTTTGCATTGATTATAGGCTATTCTAAACAAAGAAAAGTAGCTAATATTATTTTTGTATCTACTATTGGTTATAAACTGATTATGATGTCCAGTGGAGGGCGTGGAGAAGCTATTGTCTTTTTATTAGGACTTTTTATTGTATGGGAAAATTTGGTTATGAATTTATCAGTTAAACAGATTATATATTTATTAATCATTGGATATTTTGGATTAGTTCTTTTAAATTTTATTGCATCTATGCGTAATATACCTTCATTTCAAATTGATAAAATCTTGCATATATTATGGGTATCTTTTTCTGATAATCAAATAGTAACTGCATTATCAGAATTTGGCTCAACTTTCTCAACACTCTGCTTTACAATAAAATCCAATCCCTCTCCAACTTTTGGATTAAATTATATTTTTCCAATTATTCTTGTATTACCAAATATTGCTGGATTTAATTCGGGAGTTGTTAATCAAATGATTTTTACTAAACACATTAATACATTCAATCAGCCTATTGGCGGTTCTTATATTGCAGAATTATTTTATTCTTTTCATTGGTTTGGGTGGATATTTGCTATTGTATTAGGTATTCTTATTGGTTATATCTCATTTAAAATAAGTCAAAGTCAAAAAGATAAAAATTATTTTACATACTTACTATTCTCATATAGTATGCCTCTCCTATTCTTTTGGATTAGAGGATATTTTGGAGCAATTTATAGAGAACTCATTTGGCATGGTAGTTTTGCAATTTGTTTTATATTTGTTCTTCATTTCTTGCAAAAAAAATACCGAAAGGATTTACAGTCATGA
- a CDS encoding glycosyltransferase family 2 protein translates to MDWSNRMSPTISVIMSVYNDSKYLEKSIESILNQTYNDFEFIICNDCSSDDSLSIIEKYAMLDKRIVIINNQDNLGLATSLNKCLDIAKGEFIARMDSDDISLPNRFKEELDFLKTHSEIAVVGCKCNVIDDLGEKRKEFLIHEGEVTLLDAIKKTQIIHPTVMMRKSALLKVSGYTVDEKTQRAEDYDLWCKLLEKGYKIFNIDRILFLYREGISGIKKRKYRYRIQEYQLKKYWMKKKKVPIITYLYAIKPLFVGCIPTVLMNMYKRIN, encoded by the coding sequence ATGGATTGGAGTAATAGAATGAGTCCCACAATTTCAGTAATTATGAGTGTATATAATGATTCAAAATATTTAGAAAAATCAATTGAATCTATATTGAATCAAACATATAACGATTTTGAATTTATCATATGTAACGATTGTTCAAGTGATGATAGTCTTTCTATTATTGAAAAATATGCTATGTTGGATAAGCGAATCGTTATTATAAATAATCAAGATAATCTAGGATTAGCAACATCGCTTAACAAATGTTTAGATATTGCTAAAGGTGAATTTATTGCTCGTATGGATAGCGATGATATTAGTCTTCCAAATAGATTTAAAGAAGAATTAGATTTTTTAAAAACTCATTCTGAAATAGCTGTTGTTGGATGTAAATGTAACGTTATAGATGATTTAGGTGAAAAGCGAAAAGAATTTCTAATCCATGAAGGTGAAGTTACTTTATTAGATGCAATCAAAAAAACTCAGATTATCCACCCAACAGTAATGATGAGAAAATCTGCTCTTTTAAAGGTGTCTGGATATACAGTTGATGAAAAAACACAACGAGCTGAAGATTATGATTTATGGTGTAAGTTACTTGAAAAAGGTTATAAAATTTTTAATATTGATAGAATTCTTTTTCTTTATAGAGAAGGGATTTCTGGGATTAAAAAAAGGAAGTACAGATATAGAATACAAGAATATCAATTAAAAAAATATTGGATGAAAAAAAAGAAAGTACCTATTATAACGTATTTATATGCTATAAAACCGCTCTTTGTAGGCTGTATTCCAACGGTATTAATGAACATGTATAAAAGGATTAATTAA
- a CDS encoding glycosyltransferase: MKNKKRVLFVAHIDNHIQAFHIPFLKLFKDNDYIVDVASNGNSKFKYCDHKYNLPFQRTPFSLDNLRAYTQLKKILNENNYDIIHCHTPVGGFITRLANKNCNYYEDTKIIYTAHGFHFFNNNNFFKNFLFKNIEKYAAKYTDILITINQEDYNAGQHFQLKNNGKLFLIPGVGINLDYINQVRFNKNTFMNSLNIPIESKILLSVGELNTNKNHIVVLKALKTLPHYFHYVICGDGDNKTKLLKEIHHLELDDRVHILGYKKNIYEIMKCCDFFLFPSKREGLSVALMEAMACEMVCIVSNVRGNIDLIDKHLGGYVLDLDKFTLELPSILLQKDDIYNKMIDYNKKKLNQYSLDTILEKMRIIYGLE; the protein is encoded by the coding sequence ATGAAGAATAAAAAAAGAGTGTTATTTGTCGCTCACATTGATAATCATATACAAGCTTTTCATATTCCATTTTTAAAACTATTTAAAGATAATGATTATATAGTGGATGTAGCTTCAAATGGAAATTCTAAATTTAAATATTGTGATCATAAATATAATTTACCTTTTCAACGCACCCCTTTTTCACTGGATAATTTAAGAGCATATACCCAATTAAAAAAGATATTGAATGAAAACAATTACGATATCATACATTGTCATACTCCAGTTGGTGGGTTTATTACACGTCTAGCAAACAAGAATTGTAATTATTATGAAGATACCAAAATCATTTATACTGCTCATGGTTTTCACTTTTTTAATAATAATAATTTTTTTAAAAATTTCTTATTTAAAAATATAGAAAAGTATGCCGCTAAATATACAGATATATTAATTACAATTAATCAAGAAGACTATAATGCAGGTCAACATTTTCAATTAAAAAATAATGGAAAGTTATTTCTAATTCCTGGTGTTGGTATTAATTTAGACTATATTAATCAAGTTCGATTCAACAAAAATACCTTTATGAATAGTTTGAATATTCCTATTGAAAGTAAAATATTATTATCTGTTGGTGAACTCAATACCAATAAAAATCATATAGTTGTTTTAAAAGCCTTGAAAACACTTCCTCATTATTTTCATTATGTTATTTGCGGTGATGGAGATAATAAAACTAAATTATTAAAAGAAATACATCATTTAGAATTAGATGATCGAGTTCATATATTAGGTTATAAAAAAAATATATATGAAATCATGAAATGTTGTGATTTCTTTTTATTTCCTTCAAAAAGAGAAGGATTGTCTGTAGCACTGATGGAAGCGATGGCATGTGAAATGGTTTGTATAGTAAGTAATGTTAGAGGAAATATAGATTTAATTGATAAACATTTAGGTGGATATGTGCTTGATCTTGATAAGTTCACATTAGAATTGCCTTCCATCTTATTACAAAAAGATGATATCTATAACAAAATGATTGATTACAATAAAAAAAAGTTAAATCAATACAGTCTTGATACTATTTTAGAGAAAATGAGAATTATATATGGATTGGAGTAA
- a CDS encoding NAD-dependent epimerase/dehydratase family protein, producing the protein MKKILITGKDSYIGTNFKKYLEQYPDDYYVEELDVRNESWKEFDFSQFDVVYHVAGIAHMKEIKENEQLYYTVNRDLALYIANKAKKQGVHQFIFMSSMSVYGLIYSKEKITQNTACQPNTYYGKSKYEAEQLLNDLNDSEFKVCIVRPPMVYGEDSPGNLTKLLKAVRKFHIFPTINNQRSSITIGKLCQEIRNYIDKGINGIYLPQDDEYMCTVNIVKKKMQNEQVKVIYISIFNPVIRFMIGKNKLITKCFGDLKYEE; encoded by the coding sequence ATGAAAAAGATATTAATTACAGGAAAAGATAGTTATATAGGAACGAACTTCAAGAAATATCTTGAACAATATCCTGATGACTATTATGTGGAGGAATTGGATGTCAGAAATGAGAGTTGGAAAGAGTTTGATTTTTCTCAGTTTGATGTTGTGTATCATGTGGCTGGTATAGCACACATGAAAGAAATAAAAGAGAATGAGCAACTTTATTATACAGTCAATAGAGATTTGGCTTTATATATAGCAAATAAAGCAAAAAAACAAGGGGTTCATCAGTTTATATTCATGTCTTCGATGAGCGTCTATGGATTGATATATTCAAAAGAAAAGATAACGCAAAACACTGCATGTCAGCCTAATACATATTATGGAAAAAGTAAATATGAAGCTGAACAGTTATTAAATGATTTGAATGATTCAGAATTCAAAGTATGTATAGTAAGACCACCAATGGTATATGGAGAGGATTCACCAGGGAATCTGACAAAACTATTGAAAGCAGTCAGAAAATTTCATATATTTCCTACAATTAATAATCAGAGAAGTTCAATTACAATTGGTAAGCTCTGTCAAGAAATTAGGAATTATATTGATAAAGGTATTAATGGAATATATTTACCACAAGATGATGAATATATGTGTACCGTAAATATAGTCAAAAAGAAGATGCAAAATGAGCAAGTAAAAGTTATATATATATCAATATTTAATCCAGTTATTCGATTTATGATTGGAAAAAACAAACTCATAACAAAATGTTTTGGAGATTTAAAATATGAAGAATAA
- a CDS encoding sugar transferase, protein MYRNCIKRCIDFILSLLGLILLSPIFLILCIWIKLDSKGPILFKQKRVGKKKEYFNILKFRTMLIDTPSDMPTHMLSNPEQYITRAGKFLRRTSLDELPQIINILKGEMAIIGPRPALWNQEDLIAERDKYQANEIKPGLTGWAQINGRDELEIDVKAKLDGDYVKNMSFLFDCKCFLGTITSVLKSDGVVEGGTGELHKEEPL, encoded by the coding sequence ATGTATAGAAACTGTATAAAGAGATGTATAGATTTTATATTGTCACTGCTTGGTCTTATCTTACTCAGTCCTATATTTCTCATTCTATGTATCTGGATTAAGCTGGACAGTAAGGGACCTATTCTTTTTAAGCAGAAAAGAGTTGGTAAGAAAAAGGAATACTTCAACATACTGAAATTCAGAACCATGTTGATTGATACACCAAGCGATATGCCTACACATATGCTGAGCAATCCAGAGCAGTATATAACAAGAGCAGGAAAATTCTTAAGAAGGACATCACTAGATGAACTGCCACAGATTATAAATATCCTCAAGGGAGAAATGGCAATCATTGGACCAAGACCGGCCTTATGGAATCAGGAAGATTTAATAGCAGAAAGAGATAAATATCAAGCTAATGAAATCAAGCCTGGATTAACAGGATGGGCACAGATCAATGGACGAGATGAACTGGAGATAGACGTAAAAGCAAAGTTAGATGGAGACTATGTGAAGAACATGTCTTTTTTATTTGACTGTAAATGTTTCCTTGGAACAATCACATCAGTATTAAAATCTGATGGAGTTGTAGAAGGAGGAACGGGAGAACTTCATAAGGAGGAGCCCTTATGA
- the loaP gene encoding antiterminator LoaP yields the protein MNWYVIQVRSGHEREIADKCRFLISDDILKECFIPEYICKKKFRGEWHDVRNVLFRGYVFLISDHIDELFNELKKIPDFTKVIGKKKETIYPLKDGEVEFLKTFGKDDHIVDMSVGFIEGDRIHITEGPLQGREGLIAKIDRHKRIAYISVNIFNEETTAKVGLEIISKN from the coding sequence ATGAACTGGTATGTCATACAGGTAAGAAGCGGTCATGAAAGAGAGATTGCTGATAAATGCCGTTTTCTGATTTCAGATGATATATTAAAGGAATGCTTTATTCCTGAATATATTTGTAAAAAGAAATTCAGAGGTGAATGGCACGATGTCAGAAATGTCCTCTTTAGAGGATATGTATTTCTGATCAGTGACCATATTGATGAGCTCTTTAATGAGCTGAAGAAGATACCTGACTTTACCAAGGTGATTGGAAAGAAAAAGGAAACAATCTATCCGTTAAAGGATGGAGAAGTAGAATTTCTCAAGACATTTGGAAAAGATGATCATATTGTCGATATGTCAGTAGGATTTATTGAAGGCGATAGAATTCATATCACAGAAGGACCACTACAGGGCAGAGAAGGTTTAATAGCAAAGATAGACAGACATAAGCGAATTGCTTATATCAGTGTGAACATATTCAATGAAGAGACAACAGCCAAAGTCGGTTTAGAGATTATCAGCAAGAATTAA
- a CDS encoding polysaccharide biosynthesis protein — MFHKAFENKMYKEHREKILMSLDLCIVLISYVLASWIKNDFQLSLHMIINASTILTMMLIILLIYALSFYIFKVYKSLWKYIGVDELLRLTLSSGFATVIIMLGSMVYFNVPSLVSVEFIAGIFSLILMAGLRVGYRMLRRIEMQNGNDVASKRVIIIGAGDAGNLLLKELAQNNTLNYKIIGFVDDYKKNIMIGGYKVIGTTHDIHALKEKHNLDGALIAISHVNQIDLRRIYDECIGAGLETKIMNFQFKNNTRNGNLVADIKIEDLLGRGEIHLDQTEISSYLSDKIVAVTGAGGSIGSELCRQIVKFQPRKLIMIDINENYLYMLEQEFKRDIAHEKMSENIEIKSLIASIREKKAIDEIFARYQPEVVYHAAAHKHVPLMETRPMEAIKNNVFGTNNVIHSCIEHKVKRFIMISTDKAVNPTNVMGATKRMTEMLLQANGHNGVTKMAAVRFGNVLGSNGSVIPIFKEQIAEGGPVTLTSKEIIRYFMTIPEAAQLVLQAGYYANQGDIFVLDMGEPVRILDLAEKMIRLAGLTPYEDIEIKEIGLRPGEKMFEELRLDGEDTTRTKNDLIYKNAAMKITPKEMDERLEILHKLLAKKDVSPAEIRETILDLIISDKAMCHS, encoded by the coding sequence ATGTTTCATAAAGCCTTTGAAAATAAAATGTATAAAGAGCATAGAGAAAAGATATTAATGTCTTTAGATCTATGTATTGTATTAATATCATATGTCTTAGCAAGTTGGATAAAAAATGATTTTCAGCTTTCATTACATATGATAATAAATGCTTCAACAATATTGACAATGATGTTAATTATCTTGCTGATCTATGCATTAAGCTTTTATATCTTTAAAGTATATAAGAGTTTATGGAAGTATATTGGTGTTGATGAATTATTGAGATTGACTTTATCAAGTGGATTTGCAACTGTGATTATTATGTTAGGGTCAATGGTTTATTTTAATGTTCCTTCACTTGTAAGTGTAGAATTTATTGCAGGTATTTTTTCACTGATTCTTATGGCTGGCTTAAGAGTTGGATATCGTATGTTGCGAAGAATTGAAATGCAAAATGGGAATGATGTTGCAAGTAAAAGAGTAATTATTATTGGAGCAGGTGATGCTGGAAATCTTTTACTGAAAGAATTGGCACAAAATAATACCTTGAATTATAAAATCATTGGATTTGTTGATGATTATAAAAAGAATATCATGATTGGTGGTTATAAAGTTATTGGGACTACTCATGATATACATGCGTTAAAAGAAAAACATAATTTAGATGGTGCTTTAATTGCAATTTCACATGTGAATCAAATAGATTTAAGAAGAATATATGATGAGTGTATTGGTGCTGGATTAGAAACGAAAATTATGAATTTCCAATTTAAAAACAATACACGCAATGGTAATTTGGTGGCTGATATTAAGATAGAAGATCTTCTTGGAAGAGGGGAGATACATCTTGATCAGACTGAAATTAGTTCTTATTTGTCAGATAAGATTGTTGCAGTTACAGGTGCTGGTGGAAGCATAGGTTCTGAATTGTGCAGACAAATTGTGAAATTTCAACCAAGAAAACTGATTATGATAGATATTAATGAAAATTATCTTTATATGCTAGAACAAGAGTTTAAACGTGATATAGCTCATGAAAAGATGAGTGAGAACATTGAAATTAAATCATTGATTGCTTCTATTCGAGAAAAGAAAGCTATTGATGAGATATTTGCAAGATATCAACCAGAAGTTGTTTATCATGCAGCTGCACATAAACATGTACCACTCATGGAGACAAGACCTATGGAAGCGATTAAGAATAATGTGTTTGGTACAAATAATGTTATTCATTCATGTATTGAGCATAAAGTCAAGAGATTTATCATGATTAGTACTGATAAAGCTGTCAACCCTACAAATGTTATGGGGGCTACAAAACGTATGACAGAAATGCTTTTGCAAGCAAATGGACATAATGGAGTTACTAAAATGGCAGCTGTTAGATTTGGTAACGTTCTTGGCTCAAATGGTTCTGTAATTCCTATTTTTAAAGAACAGATTGCTGAAGGTGGCCCTGTGACTCTGACGAGTAAGGAAATTATTCGTTATTTCATGACAATACCTGAGGCTGCTCAATTGGTTTTACAAGCTGGTTATTATGCGAACCAAGGCGATATATTTGTATTGGATATGGGCGAGCCAGTCAGAATCTTAGATTTAGCAGAAAAGATGATTCGATTAGCTGGACTTACACCCTATGAAGATATAGAAATTAAAGAGATTGGGTTAAGACCAGGTGAAAAAATGTTTGAAGAATTACGTCTTGATGGTGAAGATACAACAAGAACAAAAAATGATCTTATCTATAAAAATGCTGCTATGAAAATAACACCAAAGGAAATGGATGAGAGATTAGAAATTCTACATAAGTTATTAGCTAAAAAAGATGTTTCTCCTGCAGAAATAAGAGAAACAATTCTTGATTTAATTATTTCTGACAAGGCAATGTGTCACTCGTGA
- a CDS encoding LytR/AlgR family response regulator transcription factor, translating to MRELRFICIEDDQLFMHKMIDSIKEYFQREEFEVVFETYQDIPKYLNLKGIHACFFDIEINDKNTIDLIKDIRDREIGVPVIVVSQHKDYVFETVHLQIFDYIRKSKFDEEIEHALVRLQSKIHHTLTSVVFNYEGRIMEIQFSDILYIHIKSHHFVIHDIYGMEKEIWKNYDDIFVKNSTLIKVHKSYVINIHYCERINKNNAFLKGCDKAIPISTRNYNYVTTKFALKHSFIK from the coding sequence ATGAGAGAATTGAGATTTATATGTATTGAAGATGATCAGTTATTTATGCATAAGATGATAGATAGCATAAAAGAGTATTTTCAAAGAGAGGAGTTTGAGGTTGTTTTTGAAACTTATCAGGACATTCCTAAATATTTGAATTTAAAGGGAATCCATGCTTGTTTTTTTGATATTGAAATTAATGATAAAAATACAATTGATTTAATAAAAGATATAAGAGATAGAGAGATAGGTGTACCAGTTATTGTCGTTTCTCAACATAAAGATTATGTCTTTGAAACTGTTCATTTACAGATCTTTGATTATATTCGTAAATCTAAATTTGATGAAGAAATTGAACATGCACTGGTTAGACTTCAAAGCAAGATCCATCATACATTAACAAGTGTTGTGTTTAATTATGAAGGTAGGATAATGGAAATTCAATTTAGTGATATTTTATATATACATATTAAAAGTCATCATTTTGTTATTCATGATATATATGGAATGGAAAAAGAGATTTGGAAAAATTATGATGATATTTTTGTAAAGAATTCTACTCTGATTAAGGTTCATAAATCATATGTTATCAATATACATTATTGTGAGAGAATTAATAAAAATAATGCCTTTTTAAAAGGCTGTGATAAAGCGATTCCTATTAGTACAAGAAATTATAATTATGTAACAACTAAATTTGCATTAAAGCATAGTTTCATAAAATAA
- a CDS encoding sensor histidine kinase, protein MNEISDLIIVILENFFLVGILQFLCLRKKCFKEILIVGLILALEALFLTRYLISEEVKLILPLIILFVYSIYLTNGLKLRNFILVLSIFINLTIVKSLIILMICLISEQNFMQLANDYGNLAFMSFLSIIVLGLEYFYLEHRNMQNVYFTKKASIVLVMYTLITLGVVMFAFLEYINHSILWRFCFFIVVFCMAMLFMTLYLCILNGKYYEKNLEQSLRLEAYDYEDKYIDAITERTVEYNKLRHDMKNHFDIVERMINTSHIQEAKDYMEQISFDQGEHYVHVNHLVLNYILSNKTKLAKSHGIDLCSVIIGKPVTFIADVDYSILVGNLLDNAIEATIEAKENEINLCLSFYEDRFVIEVKNCVVDKPKSKQLLTNKKDKSKHGIGLKNIKDIVEKYNGQDVIEVNGNVFYHMCILYKVDEK, encoded by the coding sequence ATGAATGAAATTAGTGATTTAATTATTGTAATTTTAGAAAATTTTTTCTTGGTAGGTATTTTACAATTTTTATGTTTGCGAAAAAAATGTTTTAAAGAAATTTTAATAGTAGGATTAATACTTGCATTAGAGGCTCTGTTTTTGACACGTTATTTGATATCTGAAGAAGTAAAATTGATATTGCCATTAATAATATTATTTGTTTATTCTATTTATTTAACTAATGGATTAAAATTAAGAAATTTTATATTGGTGCTTTCTATATTTATTAATTTAACTATTGTTAAAAGTTTAATTATTTTAATGATATGTTTAATTAGTGAACAAAATTTTATGCAACTTGCAAATGATTATGGTAATTTAGCTTTCATGTCATTCTTAAGTATAATAGTTTTAGGTCTAGAATATTTTTATTTAGAGCATAGAAATATGCAGAATGTATACTTTACAAAGAAAGCAAGTATTGTTTTAGTTATGTATACACTAATTACATTAGGGGTTGTTATGTTTGCTTTCTTAGAATATATCAATCATAGTATTTTATGGAGATTTTGCTTTTTTATAGTGGTCTTTTGTATGGCTATGCTATTTATGACATTATACCTATGTATATTAAATGGAAAATACTATGAAAAGAATCTTGAACAATCATTAAGATTAGAAGCTTATGATTATGAAGATAAATATATAGATGCTATTACTGAAAGAACAGTAGAATATAATAAATTAAGACATGATATGAAGAATCATTTTGATATAGTAGAAAGAATGATTAATACTTCACATATTCAAGAGGCAAAGGATTACATGGAACAGATATCTTTTGATCAAGGTGAACATTATGTACATGTGAATCATTTAGTGTTGAATTATATATTAAGTAACAAAACAAAGTTAGCAAAGAGTCATGGTATTGACTTGTGTAGTGTGATTATAGGGAAACCAGTAACGTTTATAGCTGATGTTGATTATAGTATTTTAGTTGGAAATTTATTGGATAATGCAATTGAGGCAACTATAGAGGCTAAAGAAAATGAAATCAATCTATGTTTATCTTTTTATGAAGATAGGTTTGTTATTGAGGTGAAGAATTGTGTGGTAGATAAGCCAAAATCTAAGCAACTTCTCACAAATAAGAAAGATAAGAGTAAACATGGTATAGGTTTGAAGAATATTAAAGATATTGTAGAAAAGTATAATGGACAAGATGTTATTGAAGTTAATGGAAATGTCTTTTATCATATGTGTATATTGTATAAGGTGGATGAGAAATGA
- a CDS encoding accessory gene regulator B family protein — translation MANHLALIIAGETKINDNVEMISYGLEAILSTTMTSLSALIICIYFHWVYEYIVFNICFIPIRAMHKSFHFKKFYQCYISSTLMITVSSFLLHETEFQIYYAFFFLPLVLLHYYLSLEKNLFIHLIIVIVFTLSLLFNNVFAYALVITLIIEIILMLRRKY, via the coding sequence ATGGCAAATCATTTAGCACTTATAATTGCTGGTGAAACCAAAATTAATGATAATGTTGAAATGATTAGTTATGGATTAGAAGCAATCCTTTCAACGACTATGACATCTTTAAGTGCTCTTATCATTTGTATATATTTCCATTGGGTTTATGAATATATAGTATTTAATATATGTTTTATCCCTATTAGAGCCATGCATAAAAGCTTTCATTTTAAAAAATTTTATCAATGTTATATCTCATCAACACTGATGATTACAGTTTCCAGTTTTCTTTTACATGAAACAGAATTTCAAATATATTATGCTTTCTTTTTTTTACCCTTAGTATTATTACATTATTATTTATCTTTAGAAAAAAATTTATTTATACACCTTATAATTGTAATTGTCTTCACATTATCTCTACTTTTTAATAATGTTTTTGCATATGCATTAGTTATTACACTTATTATTGAAATTATATTAATGTTAAGGAGGAAATATTAG